The Venturia canescens isolate UGA chromosome 4, ASM1945775v1, whole genome shotgun sequence genomic interval TTATGCATCAATTTCTTATGGTGTATCTGtaaatatttacttttttattttttcatattctttcaTCGAATTGTCAACTGTTATGGTTACTCTCTGTAAGAACAAAAATAATCTTACCTGGGCAGCGATTATTTGAGCCACAGAGTTGATCGAACGAGTCTTGAGTTCTTTCTCAATAACAGTTGATTCAGGATTTTCATAAGTATCATACATCACCCAATTATTAACGAATGTTCCTCGATTGTGCCGTTTATCAGGACCAATGTAGGTTGATCTGGGCTTGGTATGCGTTCGTGGAGTCTGAGTTTCGGCATCAATCAATTTTCTGTTGGAACCACCACCGACAGTCACATACTCGTATCGCTCATTAGCTTCTTGGACCATCAAGCCTTCTGGAGTTTGTAAATCGGCGGTTAATTGAGGCATCTCGAATAGGAAAAAAGTCTCAGTCTCCTTGATTGTTAACGTCTCATTTTCCGATTTCATATAGAAGATGCCCGAGTCGTATCTGgaattttttataactttAGCGTCAATATTATTCTATTCAGGATATGATAAATTAATTATCAAAATGGTAATATACTTGTATTTACCTCGATAAGCAAAATTGAGATGGCGCCTGATCGTTGTCCGAATCTTGCAGGGATTCGTCGCCTGGTCCTTGAGCAGATAAAATGCTTTGTATCGTTTCGGCGGAAGGTAAAACGTTAGCGTACATGGAGGAAGATTTAACGAGGCTGAGAGAACTGGAGCGGAGTGTTTCGTTGCCCGGTGAAGAAATGGTAAGTTGTGACATACTCCCATTGTGGCTTAAGCCAATAGTATCGAGTGCTGttaattgtttttcttcaatagGTGGATAAAGCGAATCGGTTAGAAATTTTGGTGTCAAGTCAACGCCATTTTCTGTTATATTTATGTTCATTCGATGTTGAAATGCGGAAACAACCCCACGTAGAAGTTCCCGACGTGTCCGTTCCGATATAATTGGTCGTATTTGTAATAAACTGTTGTTTCGACCTCGGTCTGTGGCCTTTTTCGTCGCGTCGCTTCGACGGTGAGGCATTACAACgtttttgaatcacaaattGCGTGACAAAACTCACGAAAATAGTGCAACTATATTTTAATCGATTGTGGAAAGGTCTGTCTCTAAAACAACATTGAATCACTGTAAGTCATTTTCTAACCGCAACTCGAACTGTCATTAACAAATCTTAACCATATTCCGTGCTGGTGGTTGCTACGGTTGTTTGATCGATGTATTCCGTATATATAGGACCTCTTTGTGTTAATTTAATGGGTAAAATATCTTTAATGCTCCTCCTGCTTGCATTTCCCTTGAACAATTCCCAGTTGTTGCAGCAGTGAAATACTAGTTTTCCTATTATTTATAAAGATATTGTCGAAAATGACAGCCAAATCTGTgcgagctttttttttaattagcttttgacattattttttcgtataaaaattgttgaataaacATTTCAGTTATTTTTAATACTGCGAAATCATAATTTCAGTCATTTTACGAAAggttggattgaaaaaaatcttcatttaGGAACGCTCCTCCTGTCTTACACGTAAACAATTGACAATTTGAAGCTTATTTTTGACTAGATAAACTTtggataaaatttttcaaaaacttgcgATTTCTTACATTAGTCATATTGTTGTCACTCAAAATTACAggccattttgttttttatctaTCTAATAGGATACTGAAGTTCAATGGCATTCAGGCATCCTAGAAATACTAGTTTGACGAACTTGCGATACCAGCGAAATATGTGAGTACCCGCTTCGTTCAAGTTCAATGGAAGAATATACAGACCcatcaatttatttattataaggATTTTTAGTGATACAAAAGCGTCCAATTGGTCGGATAATTATACGCTAATAAAATTGGACTGTGTAATAGAAGGGATATACTGTTCTCGTCCACTTGGGCCGAAATTTGCAGCCAGTTATTAAGCCAATCTTGCATACTTTCTCGTGGCATATTTGCTGGATTAACTCCTCGGAATGATAGTGCCTGGAAAATGAGATTGTTTCAATTAAAACTAGATTACGATCAATTCTATTTTGCTGAAGAATAGGATAACATATTCGTCGAATTTTGCTCAAAGCAAATCCTGTCGACACATTTAGGTATTTTGAAATTCAGctgagaaaaattcgaatctTCTACAGAAAAAGCTTTCGATTTAGTAAGCTTAGAAAGTAACAAAGAAAAACTGTAagttttgaacaatttttttcagcccTGGATGTTGTGACCCCTCCATAAGTGTAAATATTCATGTACTATGTAATGTGTGACCATTTTAGAGTCTTTAATGTTCTTTTCTAATCGCCTTTTTAGTAACTAAATTTTAAGGGAGTTATTTTCAGAAAAGTGAATGAAGGTAGTGTTTTAATTATTAGATTTTATAGTCACCCAACGTATTGCCTCGTTCGGCAGTTTGCTAGGacctccttctctctttatGGAGTTATCCATTGCCTGTATTAATATACTTCTTTCACGTAGCCTCTGCCTTCTGCGGGGTATCCACTTACTCATCCCGTGAATAGCCAGCAATTCTTTCTAGAAAAATGGAGCCAGTTATTACCCAAGTTTCGAGtctcactattttttttcattgtattattgttattaacCCAATTGGACTTTATATGTACAATTAACTCAAAACTAATTAAAAGATTGTCCTTCCAATTTCCTCAGTAATTGAAGCAAGAATTAATTCAAGTAATTTAATAAATTCTATTAAAatattatgaataaataattaaactcattccttaAGATAAAGCATCAACAAAATTAATTGGCATGTGAAATTCATGCGTCTAAGAGGGTGTTTTgacacattgaaaaaattagaacGCTAAATGAAAAAGAAGTATTCTGGTTACCCAACATCTTGTAATCAGTTTAACAGAAAACTGATTCAGAATGAATAATTTCTATGATATTTTAATAGCAGCTAAATAATCCTGGGTTTGAAACTGCAAGTTTGATTAATACCCAATAATGGTTCAACAGAAATTTTGTGTGGAGTAGTAACTAAAAATTcttaaataaaattcactgTCCCAATGTTGAATTCCAATTGGGTTAACTTAGGATTCACACAGAAAATCAATATCGATCGTACCGTGTGTTTTCTTGTTAATGAATCCAAGGAGTACGGAGGACTAGAAAACAACTGAATGCATGAAATAATTTCTGACGGTGTAGGATGTGTTCCACTACCAAGACAAGCCACAATGCCGCTCCATTTGATTTTAAGCGAAGAGTTTTGAATTGTGTCTAATTTACTTTGTAAACATCTGAGCAAAGGTTTGTTATGCTtcaatcgttttttatgattgctCAACATAAAATTGAAGCGTTGTTCCAAGGACCAGAAGTGCGAAGTCAACAATAATCGTGGAAATAAATAAgccattggaaaaatgatataaTTTGTGAACGGAATAGCAGAGACTAAGAAAAGTGGTGATATTTGAATTAAATCACTGGGAAATGTGTGCCACAATTGTAATTCCTCGTGTGTTAAACATTTCAAACCCCCTTTTCTATGTAGTTTTCTTACGGAAAGATacttttttaaatccaaaaaaaaatctttggatcCAATGCTAAATACTCTGTATACATGCATcggttttggaaaatttttttccaacgttgtttgataattttttatgtaattcatATACCGTGACAtccaatattttcgaaaaccCATTGATTGTTTTGgttcaacactttttccatctttataCGCATAACCTCTATCGATCAAATATTTGTAACAATTTCGCCAATTGTTGCACCTCTGGCGTAGTACTAATGTTTGCACTGGGATACGCAAATTATACATTTTCACGATTAAGAATAAAATTCtgcttgttttattaatatttcattGGTCCCTCGTCACACACATCttcctatttttatttaaatacaaaaatataaatacttCTAAGAATAATACTCGAATATCAGTGAGAACATACGAAAAACGGTTTAcaattccattatttttatttatgtgCGACATGCACCTCCGCGAACTTGGCTGTCTGCTACTGATTCGGATTTGTGGACTTCTTTTCAAAGTTAATTAAACCGTCTGATTGCCGGACTATTTTGTCGGATCAAAATCCACATTTGACGGAAATTAGTTAATTatagaaaattaataataaaaatgagaatttggtgggtttttcaattttgagatATACCTATATCAAAGACCGATCATTCGATTGGTTGTCATATGGTAAAAGCGATTTCTTGCACTCACGCGCAATTAAGATGAtgaatcagtcggtaatcacacctcgaatttttgaaattgaaactcttcgacatcgttcgtccgattaaaataataaaaatgtcatcgtacgcagcacgatcgcaaaaatccgatgacatttttattttttcgatcagatgaacgatgtggaaaaatttccttttcaaaatttgcagctttTAAATTTTGTGTATTCACTGACGATCAAATAGAATTTCACGGCTCTTATATTCCCTACCACTACATATATACGTTGGCTTATTACCGGTTGAgcatttatcattattgtgcagtttcatatatatatgttttaTATACCAGTTTTTGTTGCGGCAGCGTGGGCAGGCAGGAGATCGTAAAGCGGCAAAGCGGTATAAAATATATTCGGGAAcagaaagaataaaatgaaaatagtaTTAGTAAACAATTTATACGTATGAAAAGCACTCTGTGAACTCGAACGATCGGAATTGTAAGTGTGCTATTGTATTGaatgttttcaataaaaatataacagTGTGACGAAAATATAAGAGGAATTCATTATCACAATTTACACTACTATAAGAGTAGTGAATACATACAATGAACCCTTCGGAACCAACGCCGACTGAAACTTTGAGGTTAAACGTTAATCACCTTTTTCTATTTAATATTGCTCAACACCCTGTAGTCCACATTGTCGTATGGATTTAAAGTTTTCACCGCGTATGAAATTCAcgaatttaattttacaacaCATAAATAACACCTCACGTGTTTAGATACTGTCGCACTCATCTGCAATGGAAGAATTGAACAGATCAATGTGATGTTTCACCGACCATAAATATATAATCCTTTCTTCACGTATTTATACAAAAAATGATGCGAAGTATCAATAAGTTtctttttcgtgagaaataaatttacacCAAGTAAGACCATAATGAATGACGATTTCCTACAATCAAACAgttaaagaattttatttttattgtattcaGAAGAAGCGAGGTTCATAAAATCGTGGTTTTAGTTAACATAAGATtgaaatagcaaaaaaaaattgcaagacTTCTAAAATTTTAGTTAAACTGTTATTGTGCCTTTCCCTAATGAGaactaaatatttttaattgatgTTCCTATTCAGAATAcactttgaatttaaatttctggttgttttcattgaataaatcagTGTAGTTTGAAcaagaactttttcaatacttaTGTTAACCCTTTCTTGGACTACTGTTATAAGCCATGCACATTGCTTTTCAatgcaaaattttttgtgcattagaatcaaagaaaaatggtagcaacaaaaatttacatttgCAATGTCTGTTAACTGGTTTTATAGTTCAAAAATGAAAGACGTCATCGATGTCCTTGCTCTGCAACGAGAGAAACGCAGTTCATTACAGAAGAGTATAACTATAGATTACACTGCAACCAACGATCTATTCACCGTTTCACGATTCATTTTTGAGTGTGGTATGTCCTATTAATTTACTTGATTCCTAACTCTTGAATCAGCTTTCAAATTCCAAtacttttttgtataaaaagaaaattctaattttcaaatatttcttttttgtgaTATTCAAGGATTGAAGCTCGATGCCCATCCTCTGACGATTTCTACAGCAACAACATTGTATCATCGGTTTCTCAAAGAAGCTACGGCTCAAGGATATGACTGCTATGTAAGTAATTATTATCTAGAAAATTTTAtgtaaaataaattcattaaataaCATTTCTTCACAGACGATCAATGTTTTACTAAGCATTTGATACATTTTTGCTTGCTTATTATATTAAACTATTTGTTTATCTTCGGCAGTGATTTGCAATTAAAATTCTAGCAAATACAGTTATCTGTCTTTCAATGTGTATCATTgattaaaagtgaaaaaaatgtttgctacTCATACacttattaattttcaaaattgggaTGTCTGCTGAAGATTCAGTTGTTTGATTCACCCAATGTTTAGAGCAAAACATTGGAGTAAAGCTTTGTACTATATGTGGAAAAagatatatttgtattccaaTAATGCAAAGTTTGATGATGTTGAAGAGTCGATTCGTTCACTTttgtacaataaaaatatttttcaatacagCTTATAGCTGCCACTTGCCTCTACCTAGCAGGGAAAGTGAAGGATgatgttttgaaaattcgcgACGTTATGAATGTGGCTACAAATACCCTTCAGCGAGGCTCCCAACCTCTTGAACTGGGAGATCAGTATTGGAGTATTCGTGATGGGATTGTTCAAGCAGAGCTTCTCATTATGAGGATGCTGAAGTTCCAAGTAACACCGATTCATCCACACAAGGTGCACGAACAAAAACATTTGaacatcgtttttttctcataattttGAATCTTTCCAGCTATAGgttgtcacatttttttccaaatatgttgtgtacaaatattttcttcgtaCAATTGAAAGGTCAgatttttcgtggaaaatgTATTCGTGCAAATGCTAAGAACTGTAATAACAAGAAACTGTTTTattataacgaaaaaatttggtttGCGAATCTATAACAACAAAATTGCATTGCACAGATTTATTGGATTCCTTAAAATCCCTTCATATTCGAGTGATTTGTAGTATCAAACGTGAGGCTATTCCTTTGACTCGTATAATTGTTACTATTTAATACACGCTTTCTAGACCAACATAACCGATTGATAATGCAGAGTCGATgttcatcgttttttattcaaaaaatcgtaGATTAAACTAACTgcaaactttcaatttttcgaattgaaaGTCAAATATATACGAAATAAAATACGCCAGAATAATtatctcgaaaataattttttttttatcgtttcagTATATTCTACATTACTTGCGATCGTTGCACGCTTGGTTTGGAGATGAAGAGTGGAACAAATATCCCGTTACAAAAACTAGTATGGCATTGTTACAAGATTTTCATCATTCCCCAGCGGTTCTTGATTATCCACCAAATTTGGTTGCCATAGCCTGCATTAATTTAGCTTTGCAAATATACGGCGTTGTTGTACCTTTGATGGACGAGTGTGATCAGCAACCGTGGTTCAATGTGAGATTCAGTGACTTAAATAGTTTTTTAGAAATTTGCCAATACGATTgattgtttttattcattgacGACATCAAAGTTTCTTCTGGAATGGAATACCATTTAAGATTATCAACCGACGAATtagaagaaagagaaattcGTGACGTCAATCAAGTCTTATCGGATTTTCCTATTGCAGGTATTTTGCCAAGATCTCACCCGGGACAAATTATgggaaataatggaaaaagtcATGGCGGCCTATGATGAAGAATTGGAAACGAGAGACAATTGAATACATTCTGCTTCTCTGTTGAGGGAGCGTTGATACATTcgataatttataataaaacccATGGGGTTAGGCAGTTGTTTAAATGTGACGTACTCCGATGAATGAACTTTTTGTGATACGAATACTTGAAGTGTATGTAATATCAGTAAACACTTTTAATTGGAATACcaatattcgatttttttctttcaatttttcttttaacaaGTCTAAAATTCATGAGTACATTCGGACACACTTTTTGGGATTAATAGATATGCAGTTTAGTAGCTTTCCTCAAAATTGATGTTCAACATCACCAAATCGTGACCGTGTTTGCGTGTGTGTGGGGCGATGCAGTGAGTGAGAGTTTTTCAGCGTGTGCGCTGGGAACCATGGTTTTTACGGAAAAGTAGAGTCAGCGCAAGCATTTTGACGCGCATGTCTGTGTGTGGGGAAAGCGGGGGTACGCGTGAGGGGCGCACGGAGTCGTGTAATGCGAATTTTCCAGGAATGAATTTTGCTGCTTGAATGTATCGAGAGCGAATTTTCTCAAGCATTTTTTGGCGTATACCCTTGAGTTTTGCAATGATAAAAGAAATCACTTTTTTAAGGTTTTAGGAAGATTTTTAGACTATCGAAAAGGCTAGAAATAATGTTATCGTCTTTTTGGGGAAAGCGTTAAATTGTGTAAGAATTAGGTCCTCAATTTTTTGTGTCCGAACAGAGTCAACTGGACCAGCACTGATTGTTTTCGCGTTAAATACCCGCCCCCAACGTTTCATCGTCATTCGTCatttcaccatttttatgCAAAAGCAACGTTTTTGttggacgattttttatgTGCCCTTTTTATCGTTCagaattgatgaaaataatacataaaatttttttttattctgaaaatgtaattttcatAAGAAAAATCTCCGGTCATTCACTtccaaaatataaaaaattcacagAGCACCGTTTTCGTATTACAATAAACACTTTTTGCAGGAAATTTTTGACGGGATCTTTACTGTCTGaataaaaacatcgaaatatatcgaaaaaaaattgattttaagtGAATTCTTCAAAACGAGTGGGCAACCCGGTCGATACAAGCGACGAGATTTTCACAAAGCTATACCTCGCCTGCCTAGCGATCGATGCACCAGTCGGCGAATGGCCACATGCACACGGGTCACCCATTCGAGTGGTGGCTCCTCCCGAAGCGACTTTTGGAAAGATCCTCGCAATGGAACATCATCAACGCCCTTATCGCTGTTGGTAAACAAGGAGTGGATGCGAAATCCTCATCGTTGCCCATATTCAGCTCGTTTCTTccgttttttcaaatgaaaatgattcaaCCAACCGACAATTGATTTTACAagtatttttaacatttttcgtAATCATAGATGCAAAAAATGTGACTGCCGAGTTCCATGTGACGCAGACTCACAGGGTCCCCATTAATTGCAATGAAATTGTGGAAATTCTCTGCCTCAAATTTAGGGCTCCGCACAGACCGCTGTTTATGAGCTCgaattttctaaatttatcGTCCAAGCACTAAACTCCAGTTACAtttcaaaattaaattaaacatTGTTCCCTAACGTATAAAAGTCAACAAATTTAATGTTTAAGGAGCCAGTGATAAACCAAAATTGGTCAATCAAATAGCTGCAtaatttacaaatcaaaagttcgaaatgaaaaaaatgtcgttcTGTTTCAACTTGATTGTCGTGATAACAGAAAttagtcaaaaaaaaaataaaaaaaaaaatggaaaaatgcaaatttgagaGTATTTGAGAGTGGCTTGAGTTTGAAATTCGTGACAATAATAATTAGCATCGAGTCGCAGTCCCGGCTACTCGTTTCatattttgttttaattttcacGGATTCGACTCCTTCGTCGGGACCGCACTTGACATTCCAACAGAATTTAATGCGATTCGATTCATTCCGTGATAATCGTGACAATAATGCACAAATGCAAGATTTCTTGGGGCATCTGCACGCACATTtgcatgataaaaattgaaaaataaagcgTTAAATGCGCAAAGGTCTTTCTGAAAGAGAATTCGCGAAAGAAGATTTGcgtaataaaagaagaaaaatcaaaagtttAATATGAAGATGTTTCTGAGAAATCCGTCAACGTCACCGCGGAGTCTGGTTGAATATCGTTGACGTTAAAATCCA includes:
- the LOC122409542 gene encoding LETM1 domain-containing protein 1, with the translated sequence MYNLRIPVQTLVLRQRCNNWRNCYKYLIDRGYAYKDGKSVEPKQSMGFRKYWMSRYMNYIKNYQTTLEKNFPKPMHVYRVFSIGSKDFFLDLKKYLSVRKLHRKGGLKCLTHEELQLWHTFPSDLIQISPLFLVSAIPFTNYIIFPMAYLFPRLLLTSHFWSLEQRFNFMLSNHKKRLKHNKPLLRCLQSKLDTIQNSSLKIKWSGIVACLGSGTHPTPSEIISCIQLFSSPPYSLDSLTRKHTKELLAIHGMSKWIPRRRQRLRERSILIQAMDNSIKREGGPSKLPNEAIRWALSFRGVNPANMPRESMQDWLNNWLQISAQVDENSISLLLHSPILLAYNYPTNWTLLYH
- the CcnQ gene encoding cyclin-Q isoform X1, which produces MNPSEPTPTETLSSKMKDVIDVLALQREKRSSLQKSITIDYTATNDLFTVSRFIFECGLKLDAHPLTISTATTLYHRFLKEATAQGYDCYLIAATCLYLAGKVKDDVLKIRDVMNVATNTLQRGSQPLELGDQYWSIRDGIVQAELLIMRMLKFQVTPIHPHKYILHYLRSLHAWFGDEEWNKYPVTKTSMALLQDFHHSPAVLDYPPNLVAIACINLALQIYGVVVPLMDECDQQPWFNVFCQDLTRDKLWEIMEKVMAAYDEELETRDN
- the CcnQ gene encoding cyclin-Q isoform X2; this translates as MKDVIDVLALQREKRSSLQKSITIDYTATNDLFTVSRFIFECGLKLDAHPLTISTATTLYHRFLKEATAQGYDCYLIAATCLYLAGKVKDDVLKIRDVMNVATNTLQRGSQPLELGDQYWSIRDGIVQAELLIMRMLKFQVTPIHPHKYILHYLRSLHAWFGDEEWNKYPVTKTSMALLQDFHHSPAVLDYPPNLVAIACINLALQIYGVVVPLMDECDQQPWFNVFCQDLTRDKLWEIMEKVMAAYDEELETRDN